A window of Trueperaceae bacterium genomic DNA:
GTCGTGAACGTCACGTTCTGTACCGGGGTTTCCTCGTCGTCGAGCGCGCGTTCCGCCTGGAAGGTCTGCGCGGCCGGCTGGAACGTCGCGTACGGCGCGTAGGCGCTCCCCTCGAGCAGGTTGCAGCCCGCCACCCCCGCGAGGGTCGCGGCGGCCGCGACGCCCAGCAGGGCGCGGCGCAGCCGCGCCGCGGGCCGCTGCCGCGAAGGGTTCGTCGTTCGTGGGTCGCTACCTCGCATGCGGCCTCCGTTCCACGTCCCGTCCGAGTGTAGACCATGGGTCCCGCCCGCCGGGCGCATCCGCCACCCCGACGACCGTCGTGGGCCCTACCGCCCGAAGCGCCGCTCGCGGGCCTGGAAGCTGCGCAGCGCCCGCAGGAAGTCCAGCCGCCGGAAGTCGGGCCAGAAGGCGTCGATGAAGTAGAACTCCGCGTAGGCGGCCTGCCACAACAGGAACCCCGACGAGCGCACCTCCCCGCTCGTCCGGATCACGAAGTCCGGGTCCGGCAGGCCCGACGTCCACAAGTGCTCCGCGATGGCGTCGGCGTCCAGGGTCCGCGCGATCGTCGCCGCGTCCTCCCCCGCCGCCGCACGCCGCTCCAGCAGGGCGCGGGTCGCGGCGACGATCTCCTCCCGCCCGCCGTACCCGAGCGCCAGATTCAGGTGCATGCCGTCGTGATGCTCGGTCTGCGCCTGAATCGCCCGCAACGCCTCTTGCGCCTCCTCGCTGAACCCCCCGATGTCCCCGATCACCCGCACCCGCACCCGGTGCTTCGTCAGGCGGGGGTCGTCCGCCAAGGACCGCGCCTGCTCCGCGAACAGGGCGTGCAGGTGCGCGACCTCCTCGGGGGACCGCCCCGCGTTGTCGCTGCTGAACCCCCACAGCGTGACGGTGGGGATCCCCAACTGCAGGCACCAATCCAGCACCTCGTGCGCCTTGCTGGCGCCTACGTCGTGCCCGGCCTGCACGGCCCGTTTCGTGAGGCGCGCGAAGCGTCGGTTGCCGTCCATGATGATGCCCATGTGCTGGGGCAGCGGCCCCGACCGGACCCGCCGCTCGAGCCGTCGCTCGTACGCCCAGTACAGCGGCGCGGTCGCGATCCGGAACCAGCGGTACGCCCGCAACGACCCCGGCGCGGCGCCCGCCCGCGGCGCGGCCGCGGGCGGGGCGGCCGGCCCCCGGTCCGCGGGACCCGCGGACCGGCCGGAGCGCACGTCGGGGGACGCGTCGGGGGGCGCGACGTCGGGCATCCCGTGATTGTACCGGGCGCCGGAACCCGGGTGGTACCCTCCCGGCAGCCGTACGTACCGGCGAACTCCGCCCATGACGAACCTCGCGACCCGTCTCCGACGCCGCCTCCAGGCGCCCCACAAGATCGCCGTCGACCTTTTCCTGTGGGTCGCCGCGACCCCCGTCGCGTTCCTGTTGCGCTTCGACGGGACGTTCCCCGCCCGCTACGTCGAGGCGGCCGCGCTCTACGCCCTCCTCGGTCTGGTGTTCAAGGCCGTCGCGCTGTTCGCCTTCCGCCTCAACCAACGTAGCTGGCGGAAGGTCACCTTCCGGGACGTGAGCGTCCTGACGCTGGCGATCGGGATCGTGGCGGGCCTCGAGCTGGCCGCCGTCTACCTGCTCCGCCCCGGGCTCGTCGTGCCGGCCTCGATCCCCCTCATCGAGGGGGTCCTGGCGCTCCTGGCGTTGTTCGCGGTCCGCGCCGCGCTCCGCGGGCTCGACGAGCGCCGCCGCCGCGTCCGGCCCGACCGCGCGCAAGCGGTCCTGGTCGTCGGGGCGGGGGAGGCGGGCAGCTTCCTGGTGCGGGAGATGCTGCGCCACCCCGAAATGGGCCTCGAGCCCGTCGCCCTCGTCGACGACGACCCCGCCAAACAACGCGTCCGGATCGGCGGGGTGCCGGTGCTCGGCACCCGCGCCGACCTCCCGCGCCTCCTGCGCGAAACGCCGGTCCAGCAGGTCCTCGTCGCGATCCCCACCGCGGAAGGCTCCCTGATCCGCGAGACGCTGCAGCAGGTGCGGGACGCCAGCGAAGCGGCGGGACGGACGATCGACACGCGGGTCGTGCCCGGCATGTTCGAACTCCTCTCGGGCGACGTCAGCGTCGACCGCATCCGCCCCGTCCGCGTCGAGGACCTCCTGCGTCGGCCCCCGGTCCAGCTGGACACCGACTCCATCGCGCAGTACGTCAAGGGCAAGCGCGTCCTCGTGACGGGCGCGGGCGGCTCGATCGGCAGCGAGATCGCCCGTCAGCTCGCGCGCTTCGAGCCGGGTGAACTCCTGCTCCTCGGGCGCGGCGAAACCAGCATGTTCGAGATCGACAAGGAGCTGGCCCGCACCCACCCGGACGTCCCCCGCCGCACGTTGATCGCCACCGTCCGCGAACGCGACCGGCTCGCCGTCCTGTTCGACCGGCACGCCCCCCAGGTCGTCTTCCACGCCGCCGCCCACAAGCACGTCCCGCTCATGGAGGCCCACCCGGAGGAGGCGGTCCTCAACAACGTCGCGGGCACCCGCCACGTCGTCGACCTCGCGCTCGCGCACGACGTCGAGGCGTTCGTCAACGTCAGCACCGACAAGGCGGTCAACCCCACCAGCGTCATGGGGGCCAGCAAACGCCTCGCGGAATGCCTCGTCCAGGACGCGGCGCTCCGCGCCGCGCCGGGACGACGCTACGTGTCGGTCCGCTTCGGGAACGTGCTCGGGTCGCGCGGCAGCGTCGTTCCTTTGTTCCAGGAACAGATCCGCGCCGGTGGGCCGGTCACCGTCACGGACGCACGCATGACCCGCTACTTCATGACGATCCCGGAAGCCTCG
This region includes:
- the uppS gene encoding polyprenyl diphosphate synthase, coding for MPDVAPPDASPDVRSGRSAGPADRGPAAPPAAAPRAGAAPGSLRAYRWFRIATAPLYWAYERRLERRVRSGPLPQHMGIIMDGNRRFARLTKRAVQAGHDVGASKAHEVLDWCLQLGIPTVTLWGFSSDNAGRSPEEVAHLHALFAEQARSLADDPRLTKHRVRVRVIGDIGGFSEEAQEALRAIQAQTEHHDGMHLNLALGYGGREEIVAATRALLERRAAAGEDAATIARTLDADAIAEHLWTSGLPDPDFVIRTSGEVRSSGFLLWQAAYAEFYFIDAFWPDFRRLDFLRALRSFQARERRFGR
- a CDS encoding nucleoside-diphosphate sugar epimerase/dehydratase; the protein is MTNLATRLRRRLQAPHKIAVDLFLWVAATPVAFLLRFDGTFPARYVEAAALYALLGLVFKAVALFAFRLNQRSWRKVTFRDVSVLTLAIGIVAGLELAAVYLLRPGLVVPASIPLIEGVLALLALFAVRAALRGLDERRRRVRPDRAQAVLVVGAGEAGSFLVREMLRHPEMGLEPVALVDDDPAKQRVRIGGVPVLGTRADLPRLLRETPVQQVLVAIPTAEGSLIRETLQQVRDASEAAGRTIDTRVVPGMFELLSGDVSVDRIRPVRVEDLLRRPPVQLDTDSIAQYVKGKRVLVTGAGGSIGSEIARQLARFEPGELLLLGRGETSMFEIDKELARTHPDVPRRTLIATVRERDRLAVLFDRHAPQVVFHAAAHKHVPLMEAHPEEAVLNNVAGTRHVVDLALAHDVEAFVNVSTDKAVNPTSVMGASKRLAECLVQDAALRAAPGRRYVSVRFGNVLGSRGSVVPLFQEQIRAGGPVTVTDARMTRYFMTIPEASQLVLQAGALAENGAVYVLDMGEPVRIVDLAEDLIRLSGLEPYEDVEIRETGIRPGEKLYEELLGEGETTGEKLFENIFVGQGQTFVGEPLRAYV